In the genome of Helicobacter colisuis, one region contains:
- a CDS encoding WG repeat-containing protein, giving the protein DFAWSFSEGFAVVKLDGKWGFIDKSGKFIIEPKFDDAWSFREGFAVVKLDGKWGFIDKSGKFIIEPKFDDAGSFNEGLVPIKLNGKWGFINKKEVIVIKPQFDEIDHFKPIGIQINGKWGTIDENGKFIAE; this is encoded by the coding sequence GATTTTGCTTGGAGTTTTAGCGAAGGATTTGCAGTAGTTAAACTTGATGGAAAATGGGGCTTTATAGATAAAAGTGGAAAATTTATTATAGAACCAAAATTTGATGATGCTTGGAGTTTTCGCGAAGGATTTGCAGTAGTTAAACTTGATGGAAAATGGGGCTTTATAGATAAAAGTGGAAAATTTATTATAGAACCAAAATTTGATGATGCTGGATCTTTTAACGAAGGACTTGTGCCAATTAAACTCAATGGAAAATGGGGCTTTATAAATAAAAAAGAGGTAATTGTCATCAAACCACAATTTGATGAGATTGACCATTTCAAACCCATTGGAATCCAAATCAATGGAAAATGGGGCACAATAGATGAAAATGGTAAATTCATCGCTGAATAA